From a single Microbacterium murale genomic region:
- a CDS encoding ATP-dependent DNA helicase translates to MRVVSLPALSSEQQELYRLIEDTREHVFITGRAGTGKSTLLQYFAWNTEKQIAICAPTGVAALNVEGQTIHSLFRLPIGLIAESEIEQNDATRRILNAIDTLVIDEISMVNADLMDGMDRALRQARGRRAEPFGGVQVVMFGDPYQLAPVPPRGDELRYVQDHYRSFWFFDAKVWAGATMGESDGLIDLGRHGAELHVRELVQIHRQSDDGFKAMLNAVRYGRVTAEIAGVLNSQGARTPPDPEPGEVPMITLATRNDIVNNINRRHLAALAGKEQTARAEINGDFGRGDSSYPADAELKLKVGAQVMFLRNDVSMTGEPPRWVNGTIGTVKRILGGSVRVEIDGEDVEVEPAVWERFRYSYDQSTKTLSRDVIAEFLQFPLRLAWAVTIHKSQGKTYDRAIIDLGGGAFAPGQTYVALSRLTSLDGLYLSRPLRPSDIRVDEDVRRFMREAWEKASTPEVNA, encoded by the coding sequence ATGAGAGTCGTGTCTCTTCCCGCCCTCTCATCCGAGCAGCAGGAGCTGTATCGGCTCATCGAGGACACCAGGGAGCATGTCTTCATCACCGGTCGCGCCGGCACCGGCAAGTCGACCCTGTTGCAGTACTTCGCCTGGAACACCGAGAAGCAGATCGCGATCTGCGCCCCCACCGGAGTCGCTGCGCTGAATGTCGAGGGGCAGACGATCCACTCGCTGTTCCGCCTCCCGATCGGGCTGATCGCCGAGAGCGAGATCGAGCAGAACGACGCGACCCGCCGCATCCTCAACGCCATCGACACGCTGGTGATCGACGAGATCTCGATGGTCAACGCCGACCTCATGGACGGCATGGACCGGGCGCTCCGTCAGGCCAGGGGGCGACGGGCGGAGCCGTTCGGCGGCGTGCAGGTCGTGATGTTCGGCGACCCGTACCAGTTGGCACCGGTGCCGCCTCGCGGTGACGAGCTGCGCTATGTGCAGGACCACTACCGCTCGTTCTGGTTCTTCGACGCGAAGGTCTGGGCCGGCGCGACCATGGGCGAGTCCGATGGTCTCATCGACCTCGGACGGCACGGCGCCGAACTGCACGTGCGCGAGCTGGTGCAGATCCACCGTCAGTCGGATGACGGTTTCAAGGCGATGCTGAACGCGGTGCGCTACGGGCGTGTGACGGCGGAGATCGCCGGAGTGCTCAACAGTCAAGGCGCGCGCACGCCCCCCGATCCCGAGCCCGGCGAGGTGCCGATGATCACGCTCGCGACGCGCAATGACATCGTCAACAACATCAACCGTCGCCACCTCGCGGCTCTCGCGGGCAAGGAGCAGACCGCGCGGGCGGAGATCAACGGCGACTTCGGACGAGGGGACTCCTCATACCCCGCCGACGCCGAGCTCAAGCTCAAGGTCGGCGCTCAGGTCATGTTCCTGCGCAACGACGTCTCGATGACAGGCGAGCCCCCGCGCTGGGTGAACGGCACGATCGGTACAGTGAAACGCATCCTCGGCGGGTCGGTGCGGGTGGAGATCGACGGTGAGGACGTCGAAGTGGAGCCCGCAGTGTGGGAGAGGTTCCGCTACTCCTACGACCAGAGCACCAAGACTCTCAGTCGCGACGTGATCGCAGAGTTCCTGCAGTTCCCACTGCGGTTGGCGTGGGCCGTCACGATCCACAAGTCGCAGGGGAAGACGTACGACCGGGCGATCATCGACCTCGGCGGCGGGGCGTTCGCACCGGGGCAGACCTACGTGGCGCTTTCACGACTGACGTCATTGGACGGTCTTTACCTCTCACGGCCCCTGCGGCCGAGCGACATCAGGGTCGATGAGGACGTGCGCCGCTTCATGCGCGAGGCCTGGGAGAAGGCGTCGACGCCCGAGGTCAACGCCTAG